In Apostichopus japonicus isolate 1M-3 chromosome 3, ASM3797524v1, whole genome shotgun sequence, a single genomic region encodes these proteins:
- the LOC139965480 gene encoding malonyl-CoA-acyl carrier protein transacylase, mitochondrial-like, which translates to MALAICRNCHIKLKRYRLGISLVKSLSTTLGRQVPSSNSINQFKQCPPLSRMLLPWRHYSGQQGDGGDLLYRGQKKSRTKLLALMEETDKSALQLEKEILEFDGLSKASIAELTTEKPRREKINPSLTSVLLFPGQGSQYVGMCEAFLKYPNVQDMFEVASEILQYDLKQLCTTGPKEDLDQTIFCQSAVFLTSLAGVEKLREENPKAIENCVAAAGFSVGEFAALVFAGALSFEDAVFLIQVRAEAMQRASEMVKTGMLSVVGRDQARYNYICKEAATYCQNHGIEGAMCSVANYLYPDARVLAGNVEALDFIQERAKDFSLKLTRRLPVSGAFHTSFMEPAEEKFGKALEEVTLEEPLIQVYSNIDGKVYQNPKHVKRSLKKQLTLPVKWEQTMHHIYERAKGVPFPHTFEVGPGKQLGTILKRINRKAFDSYCKV; encoded by the exons ATGGCTCTAGCTATATGCAGGAACTGTCACATAAAGCTAAAGAGATACAGACTTGGTATAAGTCTGGTGAAATCCTTATCAACAACTTTAGGGAGACAGGTTCCATCATCAAACAGCATAAATCAGTTTAAACAATGTCCACCTTTGAGCAGAATGCTCCTGCCATGGAGACATTATTCAGGTCAGCAAGGAGATGGAGGAGACCTCTTGTATAGAGGACAGAAAAAGAGTAGAACAAAACTACTTGCTCTGATGGAGGAGACAGATAAATCAGCATTGCAACTTGAGAAAGAAATCTTGGAGTTTGATGGATTGTCTAAAGCAAGTATCGCAGAATTGACTACGGAGAAACCGAGACGTGAGAAAATCAATCCCTCTCTTACTTCGGTCCTTCTCTTTCCAGGACAGGGGAGCCAATATGTTGGTATGTGTGAGGCGTTCTTGAAGTACCCTAATGTGCAGGATATGTTTGAAGTTGCCTCAGAGATATTACAGTATGATTTGAAACAACTTTGTACCACTGGACCCAAAGAAGACCTGGATCAGACTATTTTCTGCCAATCTGCTGTCTTCTTGACATCACTGGCTGGGGTTGAGAAGCTAAGAGAAGAAAATCCAAAG GCCATTGAGAATTGTGTAGCAGCTGCTGGGTTTAGCGTTGGAGAGTTTGCTGCTCTGGTATTTGCTGGTGCTTTGTCATTTGAAGATG CTGTCTTTCTCATTCAAGTTCGGGCAGAAGCGATGCAAAGAGCGTCGGAAATGGTAAAGACAGGAATGCTCTCTGTTGTCGGCAGAGACCAGGCACGATACAattacatctgcaaggaggcgGCCACATACTGCCAGAACCATGGGATAGAGGGCGCCATGTGCTCTGTAGCTAACTACTTGTATCCAGATGCCAGGGTACTAGCTGGCAATGTTGAG GCCTTAGACTTTATTCAAGAGAGAGCGAAAGACTTTTCTCTTAAACTAACTCGTCGTCTACCTGTGAGCGGAGCGTTTCATACGTCATTCATGGAACCAGCAGAGGAAAAGTTTGGTAAAGCTCTGGAGGAAGTGACATTAGAAGAACCATTAATTCAGGTTTATTCAAACATTGACGGTAAAGTGTACCAGAATCCAAAACACGTGAAAAGGTCACTGAAGAAACAACTAACTCTACCAGTGAAGTGGGAACAAACCATGCACCATATATATGAGAGGGCTAAAGGAGTGCCCTTTCCTCACACATTCGAAGTCGGTCCAGGAAAGCAACTCGGAACAATCTTAAAACGGATAAACAGAAAAGCGTTTGACAGCTACTGCAAAGTTTAA